Proteins encoded by one window of uncultured Bacteroides sp.:
- a CDS encoding transposase, whose amino-acid sequence MHYGLDEKQLEAQYKNHLSNFKSWNQQEHAHDWVLFPENIGSQISIDETSLSQGELYTIVTNKSGKGRKGSLIAMVKGTDVETVCAVLMRLSRRIRWKVREVTLDMASNMEKIIHRCFPPARQVTDRFHVQKLAYEAVQEMRIKHRWNAIDNESNALALAKAKGESFRQVIFENGDTCKQLLARSRYLLFKKESLWGPSQRTRAAILFREYPDIKKAYYLSQQLGLIYHQCYQKEVALTRLARWYDQVDNSGFLSFGTVARSIQTHYANIINYFENRATNASAESFNAKIKAFRTALRGVRDIKFFIFRICNIFA is encoded by the coding sequence ATCCATTATGGCCTTGATGAGAAACAATTAGAGGCTCAGTACAAGAATCATCTTAGCAATTTTAAGTCTTGGAATCAACAAGAACATGCTCATGACTGGGTATTGTTTCCTGAGAATATTGGTTCTCAAATTAGTATTGATGAGACATCGCTCTCACAAGGAGAGCTTTACACTATTGTAACCAATAAATCCGGCAAGGGGCGTAAGGGTAGTCTGATAGCTATGGTTAAGGGAACTGATGTTGAAACTGTTTGTGCTGTACTTATGCGTCTATCCCGACGTATTCGCTGGAAAGTTCGGGAAGTTACATTGGATATGGCTTCTAATATGGAGAAAATAATACATCGTTGCTTTCCCCCTGCCAGGCAAGTGACAGACCGTTTTCATGTTCAAAAGCTGGCTTATGAAGCAGTACAGGAGATGCGAATAAAACATCGTTGGAATGCTATAGATAATGAATCCAATGCACTGGCCTTAGCTAAAGCAAAGGGAGAATCTTTCAGACAAGTAATTTTCGAAAATGGAGATACTTGTAAGCAGTTGCTGGCAAGAAGTCGTTATTTACTCTTTAAAAAAGAATCTTTGTGGGGACCTTCACAAAGAACCAGGGCTGCTATTTTGTTTAGGGAATATCCAGATATAAAGAAAGCCTACTACCTCTCACAACAATTAGGGCTTATCTATCATCAGTGTTATCAGAAAGAGGTGGCGTTAACAAGGTTGGCAAGGTGGTATGACCAAGTAGATAATTCCGGCTTCTTATCTTTTGGGACTGTAGCAAGGTCTATTCAAACACACTATGCTAATATTATAAACTATTTTGAGAATCGAGCTACGAATGCTTCGGCTGAATCATTCAATGCAAAGATTAAAGCTTTTAGAACCGCACTAAGAGGTGTAAGAGATATAAAATTCTTTATATTTAGAATATGCAATATTTTTGCTTAA
- a CDS encoding methyltransferase: MANQYFQFKQFTVWHDKCAMKVGTDGVLLGAWANTSNANSVLDIGTGTGLVALMIAQRCTADIIAIEIDKSAVSQAIENMERSPWKEKISVQHTDFKTYDCDKKFDLIVSNPPYFSNSLLSPDTKRSIARHTNELSYHELIRGASKLLSMEGEFSMIIPSDNLDEIKEIASEFNLYLIRQTNILPKPDSAPKRVLITLSFNKVISTEISELVIELSRHQYSKEYTSLTKEYYLKM, translated from the coding sequence ATGGCTAATCAATATTTTCAATTCAAGCAATTCACTGTATGGCACGATAAATGTGCAATGAAAGTAGGAACTGACGGTGTGCTCTTAGGTGCTTGGGCAAATACTTCCAATGCAAATTCCGTTCTTGATATTGGTACAGGAACCGGCTTGGTTGCTTTAATGATTGCACAACGCTGTACTGCCGACATAATTGCAATAGAAATTGATAAAAGTGCTGTTAGCCAGGCAATAGAAAACATGGAACGCTCTCCATGGAAGGAAAAAATTTCGGTTCAACATACCGATTTTAAAACATATGATTGCGATAAAAAATTTGATTTAATAGTTTCCAATCCTCCATATTTCTCAAATTCATTATTATCGCCAGATACTAAGCGAAGTATAGCTCGCCACACAAATGAGCTCTCGTACCATGAACTAATAAGAGGTGCTTCAAAATTATTATCAATGGAAGGGGAATTTTCGATGATTATCCCATCTGATAATCTAGATGAAATTAAAGAAATTGCAAGTGAATTTAATCTTTATTTGATCAGACAAACCAACATACTGCCTAAGCCTGATAGTGCTCCTAAAAGAGTACTAATTACCTTATCTTTTAATAAGGTAATTAGTACTGAAATTAGTGAATTAGTTATTGAATTATCGAGACATCAGTATAGCAAAGAATACACTTCTCTTACAAAAGAATATTATTTAAAAATGTAA
- a CDS encoding DUF2148 domain-containing protein, whose product MILNERDVRHEHMLYVAKQMMTAARTAPKGKGVDVIETAVVTEGDIKLLSDELIRQNGENGMMFFLRDAENILSAEAIILIGTREHLQGLNCGHCGFATCAEKPKDTPCALNTIDVGIAIGSACATASDLRVDSRVMFSAGIAAQGLNWLPGCKTVMAIPISCSSKNPFFDRKPKERK is encoded by the coding sequence ATGATATTAAATGAACGGGATGTTCGCCATGAACATATGCTTTATGTGGCAAAACAAATGATGACAGCTGCACGTACAGCTCCTAAAGGAAAAGGTGTAGACGTAATTGAAACTGCTGTTGTTACTGAAGGAGATATAAAATTACTTTCTGATGAGTTGATCAGACAAAACGGTGAGAACGGAATGATGTTCTTTCTCCGTGATGCAGAAAATATTCTGTCTGCCGAAGCTATTATATTAATAGGTACGCGCGAGCATTTGCAGGGATTAAACTGTGGCCATTGCGGATTTGCTACTTGTGCAGAGAAACCGAAGGATACTCCGTGTGCTCTGAATACTATTGATGTGGGTATTGCTATTGGCTCGGCGTGTGCTACAGCATCCGATTTGCGCGTTGATTCCCGCGTTATGTTCTCTGCCGGAATTGCTGCTCAAGGGCTCAACTGGCTTCCTGGCTGCAAAACTGTGATGGCTATTCCTATCAGTTGTTCCAGTAAAAATCCGTTCTTTGATCGTAAACCTAAAGAAAGGAAATAA
- a CDS encoding transposase → MIHQLSHAEDYILFPKNLSYHLCIDETALTSGELYTILSSKKGHGRKGTIVAVIKGTKAEDIINVLCKIPEKERNIVKEVTLDMAGSMQKIIRCCFPKAIQVIDRFHVQKLAYDALQDLRISYRWQVISDEEEKIKQAKLKGRKYQAKVLANGDTLRQLLARSRYLLFKAPDKWVHSQKVRATLLFEQFPDIMHLYHRVMQLGQIYSQSYDKNVARLKLAQWYESIEQEGYRNFSTVSQTIENNYERILNFFINRSTNAAAESFNAKLKFFRASFRGVADMTFFLFRISKIYA, encoded by the coding sequence ATGATCCATCAGTTGTCCCATGCAGAAGATTACATTCTCTTCCCCAAAAACCTCTCTTATCACCTTTGCATTGATGAAACAGCGCTTACCTCAGGAGAATTATACACTATTCTCTCAAGTAAAAAAGGTCATGGCCGTAAAGGTACAATCGTAGCTGTTATTAAAGGAACCAAAGCTGAAGATATAATAAATGTACTCTGCAAGATTCCAGAGAAGGAACGCAATATTGTAAAAGAGGTTACTCTTGATATGGCAGGTAGCATGCAAAAGATTATCCGGTGTTGCTTTCCCAAAGCCATACAGGTTATAGATCGTTTCCATGTTCAGAAGCTTGCTTATGACGCATTACAGGATTTACGTATTTCTTACCGCTGGCAGGTTATATCAGATGAAGAAGAAAAGATAAAGCAGGCAAAGTTAAAGGGTAGAAAATATCAGGCAAAAGTTCTTGCTAACGGAGATACACTCAGGCAGCTTCTGGCCAGAAGCAGATACTTACTCTTTAAAGCTCCCGATAAATGGGTACACTCGCAAAAAGTTAGAGCAACACTTCTTTTTGAGCAGTTTCCAGATATTATGCATTTATATCATAGAGTGATGCAACTGGGACAAATTTACTCCCAGTCATATGATAAAAATGTAGCCAGATTGAAGCTTGCTCAGTGGTATGAAAGCATAGAACAAGAAGGATACAGGAACTTTTCCACGGTTAGTCAAACTATAGAAAACAATTATGAAAGAATATTGAACTTCTTTATTAACAGAAGTACAAATGCAGCTGCAGAATCATTTAATGCGAAACTCAAATTCTTCAGAGCTTCATTCAGAGGAGTGGCGGATATGACATTTTTCCTTTTTAGAATATCAAAAATTTATGCATAA
- a CDS encoding HU family DNA-binding protein has product MAIDFKATKVNNNMKPEETPRYYAKAVTKGTVTLNRLIEDMCEESTLSKADVVAVVAGLSKHLLKNLQDGYTVKIDSLGTFSTSVKSPTVNNAEEVRSKDVSFSRINYLPEVNMLESFRIVSFQKVETKEEAKISKPRGRKPIRRK; this is encoded by the coding sequence ATGGCAATAGATTTTAAGGCTACTAAAGTTAATAATAACATGAAGCCCGAAGAGACACCTCGTTATTATGCTAAAGCTGTGACTAAAGGAACTGTTACTTTGAACCGCCTCATTGAAGATATGTGCGAAGAAAGTACACTTTCAAAAGCCGATGTGGTTGCTGTTGTTGCAGGACTTAGCAAGCATTTATTGAAGAATCTGCAGGATGGCTACACTGTAAAGATTGATTCATTGGGTACATTTTCCACATCAGTAAAAAGTCCTACAGTAAACAATGCAGAAGAAGTCCGTTCAAAAGACGTTTCATTTAGCAGAATCAACTATCTTCCTGAAGTAAATATGCTTGAAAGCTTCCGCATTGTCTCTTTCCAAAAAGTGGAAACAAAAGAAGAAGCAAAGATTTCAAAGCCAAGAGGCCGTAAGCCTATTCGCAGAAAATAA
- a CDS encoding transposase, whose amino-acid sequence MSYDDLLRFILPDGLFDYFELVDFKPGDEKVHIHFDEQNILPEEYSTDKLESKGFYEEIKMYDFPIRGRSCILHIRRRRWYNHTQEKLVTRNWELVAQGTRISEEFASFLKAMDRLSRH is encoded by the coding sequence ATGAGTTACGATGATTTACTCCGCTTTATCCTTCCTGATGGTCTGTTTGATTACTTTGAGTTGGTTGACTTTAAACCAGGTGATGAAAAAGTCCATATCCACTTTGATGAACAGAATATTCTTCCAGAAGAATATTCCACTGATAAGTTAGAAAGCAAAGGTTTTTATGAAGAGATAAAGATGTATGATTTTCCGATTCGTGGTCGTAGCTGCATTCTTCATATTCGTCGTCGTCGCTGGTATAATCATACCCAGGAAAAGTTAGTAACCCGCAATTGGGAATTAGTTGCTCAAGGTACGCGAATCAGTGAAGAATTTGCGTCTTTTTTAAAAGCTATGGATCGACTCTCACGCCATTAG
- a CDS encoding aminotransferase class I/II-fold pyridoxal phosphate-dependent enzyme, with translation MGLLQDKLMKYDLPQQIKAQGVYPYFRCIESEQNTEVVMSGRKVLMFGSNSYLGLTNHPKVIEAAIEATKKYGTGCAGSRFLNGTLDLHLELEKELAEFVGKEDAIIYSTGFQVNLGVVSCVTGREDYVICDELDHASIVEGRRLSFSQALKFKHNDMDSLEKELQKCKPDKIKLIVVDGVFSMEGDVANLPEIVRLAKKYNANIMVDEAHGLGVMGDHGRGVCNHFGLTKDVDLIMGTFSKSLAAIGGFIAGDESIINYLRHNSRPYIFSASNTPAATAAAQAALHIMKSEPERIAHLWDITNYSLGRFRELGFEIGHTSTPIIPLYVRDMNKTFLVTKMLFEEGVFVNPVIPPACSPEDTLIRFSLMATHSKEQIDIAVEKLVKCFKALDIIK, from the coding sequence ATGGGATTATTACAAGATAAATTAATGAAATATGATTTACCACAGCAAATTAAAGCTCAAGGGGTATATCCATATTTCCGTTGTATTGAAAGTGAACAGAACACTGAAGTAGTAATGAGTGGTAGAAAAGTTCTAATGTTTGGATCAAACTCATATTTAGGACTTACCAACCATCCAAAAGTGATTGAAGCTGCTATTGAAGCCACAAAAAAATATGGCACAGGATGTGCAGGTTCACGCTTTTTGAACGGGACTCTCGACCTCCATTTGGAGTTAGAAAAGGAATTGGCTGAATTCGTAGGAAAAGAAGATGCTATTATTTATTCTACAGGATTTCAGGTTAATTTAGGAGTTGTTTCATGTGTTACTGGTCGCGAAGATTATGTTATTTGTGATGAACTAGACCATGCCTCTATTGTTGAAGGAAGACGTTTGTCTTTTTCACAGGCTTTAAAGTTTAAGCACAATGACATGGATTCTTTGGAAAAAGAACTGCAGAAATGTAAGCCTGACAAAATTAAGCTAATTGTTGTCGATGGAGTATTTAGTATGGAAGGTGACGTTGCAAATTTACCTGAAATTGTACGTTTAGCAAAGAAATACAATGCTAATATTATGGTAGATGAAGCTCACGGGCTAGGAGTTATGGGTGATCACGGTCGTGGCGTTTGTAACCACTTCGGTCTTACAAAAGATGTGGATTTAATAATGGGAACATTCAGCAAATCTCTGGCTGCTATTGGAGGTTTTATTGCCGGAGACGAATCCATCATTAATTACCTTAGACATAATTCGCGTCCTTATATTTTTAGTGCAAGTAACACTCCAGCTGCTACTGCTGCTGCGCAGGCTGCTCTCCACATTATGAAGAGTGAACCGGAACGTATTGCTCATTTATGGGATATAACAAATTATTCTCTCGGACGTTTCCGCGAGCTTGGTTTTGAAATAGGACACACTTCAACCCCAATTATTCCTTTATATGTGCGTGACATGAATAAAACCTTCTTGGTCACTAAAATGTTATTCGAAGAAGGAGTATTCGTTAATCCTGTAATTCCACCTGCATGCTCACCAGAAGACACATTAATTCGTTTCTCTTTAATGGCAACACATTCAAAAGAACAAATTGATATTGCAGTTGAAAAGTTAGTGAAATGCTTTAAGGCGTTAGATATAATCAAATAA
- a CDS encoding carbon-nitrogen hydrolase produces MDNRTIKVGLVQQTNAADIKENLKKLTENIEACVAQGAQLVVLQELHNSLYFCQIEDTNNFDLAEPIPGPSTGFYGEIAAAHGIVLVTSLFEKRAPGLYHNTAVVFDTDGSIAGKYRKMHIPDDPAYYEKFYFTPGDLGFQPIQTSLGKLGVLVCWDQWYPEAARLMALRGAELLIYPTAIGWESSDTEDEKSRQLNAWIISQRAHAVANGLPVVSVNRVGHEEDPSGQTNGIQFWGNSFVAGPQGEFLAQTGNKEAANIVVEVSLTRSENVRRWWPFLRDRRIDEYGEITKRFID; encoded by the coding sequence ATGGACAACAGAACCATCAAAGTGGGCTTAGTGCAACAAACTAATGCGGCTGACATAAAAGAAAACCTGAAAAAACTGACGGAAAACATTGAAGCCTGCGTGGCTCAAGGTGCACAGTTGGTAGTGCTTCAAGAGTTACATAACTCCTTGTATTTTTGTCAGATAGAAGATACAAACAACTTCGATCTTGCAGAGCCTATTCCCGGCCCTTCTACAGGATTTTATGGAGAAATTGCCGCCGCTCACGGAATAGTATTGGTTACATCTCTGTTTGAAAAGCGCGCTCCCGGATTGTATCATAACACAGCCGTGGTATTTGATACCGACGGCTCTATAGCCGGAAAGTATCGCAAGATGCATATTCCCGATGATCCGGCCTATTATGAAAAGTTTTATTTCACCCCCGGCGATTTAGGCTTTCAGCCTATTCAAACTTCTCTTGGAAAACTTGGTGTACTTGTTTGCTGGGATCAGTGGTATCCGGAAGCTGCCCGCCTGATGGCACTTCGTGGTGCTGAATTACTTATTTATCCCACAGCCATTGGTTGGGAAAGTTCGGATACAGAAGACGAAAAATCCCGTCAGCTTAATGCTTGGATAATTTCTCAACGTGCACATGCTGTGGCCAATGGACTTCCGGTTGTATCCGTGAATCGTGTGGGACACGAAGAAGACCCTTCCGGACAAACAAACGGCATTCAGTTCTGGGGAAACAGCTTTGTAGCCGGTCCGCAAGGAGAGTTTTTAGCTCAGACAGGAAACAAAGAAGCAGCGAACATTGTCGTTGAGGTTAGTTTAACTCGTTCCGAAAACGTTCGTCGTTGGTGGCCTTTCCTTCGTGATAGAAGAATTGACGAATATGGAGAAATAACCAAACGTTTTATTGATTAG
- a CDS encoding diacylglycerol kinase family protein has product MNEKKKILFIVNPISGTQNKKFILSQLQDRIDSNKYEIEVKYTEKAGHAEEIAAQAASAGVYCVTAIGGDGTINEIGRSLIHTDTILGIIPCGSGNGLARHLRIPMDSRKAIDIINKGKVSAIDYGKINDKPFFCTCGIGFDAFVSLKFAAAGRRGILTYLEKTLYECLKYKPETYEVESDDTKTRYKAFLIACGNASQYGNNAYIAPQASLQDGLMNVTILEPFTVLDIPSLAFQLFNKTLDQNSRIKTFKSKKIHIHRSRPGVVHYDGDPVIMNEEIDIEIIPKGLLVIAPEKNGKEQNVLQKASDYFSELKPKGENFVVDLAQKNKQIIDKNIEFFKRLAKK; this is encoded by the coding sequence ATGAATGAAAAGAAAAAGATTCTATTTATAGTTAATCCGATCTCTGGTACACAGAATAAAAAATTCATATTGAGTCAATTACAAGACAGAATTGATTCTAATAAATATGAGATAGAAGTTAAATATACAGAAAAAGCTGGGCATGCAGAAGAGATTGCTGCACAAGCTGCTTCTGCAGGGGTATATTGTGTTACAGCTATTGGAGGTGATGGCACAATTAATGAAATTGGCCGTTCCTTAATTCATACAGATACAATCTTAGGAATTATTCCATGTGGATCTGGGAATGGATTGGCTCGTCATTTACGAATACCGATGGATTCACGTAAGGCTATTGACATAATTAATAAAGGAAAGGTTTCTGCCATAGATTATGGTAAAATAAATGATAAACCTTTTTTTTGTACTTGTGGAATTGGCTTTGATGCATTTGTCAGTCTGAAATTTGCTGCTGCAGGAAGAAGAGGTATACTTACTTATCTGGAAAAAACATTATATGAATGTTTGAAATATAAACCAGAAACCTATGAAGTGGAAAGTGATGATACAAAAACAAGATATAAAGCATTTTTAATTGCATGTGGCAATGCTTCTCAATATGGAAACAACGCCTATATTGCTCCTCAAGCTTCACTTCAGGATGGACTTATGAATGTTACTATATTAGAACCATTCACGGTACTGGATATTCCCTCTCTTGCATTTCAGTTATTCAATAAAACATTGGATCAGAACAGTAGGATTAAAACTTTTAAAAGTAAAAAAATACATATACATAGAAGTCGTCCCGGAGTTGTTCATTATGATGGCGATCCTGTTATTATGAATGAAGAGATTGATATCGAAATTATTCCAAAGGGTTTACTTGTTATTGCTCCTGAGAAAAATGGTAAGGAACAAAATGTACTGCAGAAAGCTTCAGATTATTTTAGCGAATTAAAGCCAAAAGGAGAAAATTTCGTAGTAGATCTGGCACAAAAAAACAAGCAAATTATTGATAAAAATATCGAATTTTTTAAAAGACTCGCAAAAAAATGA
- a CDS encoding agmatine deiminase family protein — MGILVSLPKNGDEEKNYQVNWGNPFGLQVEMRAPFLPSEWHKQSGVQLTWPHAGTDWAHMLKEVQECFTAIAREIAKKELLLIVAPDIDTVKAQISNRVNMENVRFFECETNDTWARDHGAITLIDGSTPRLLDFCFNGWGQKFVAGLDNQITRKAYDAKCFKAEYANHLNFVLEGGSIESDGFGTLLTTSTCLLAPNRNDTMNKVEIEERLRSVFHMQQVLWLDHGYLAGDDTDSHVDTLARLCPNNTIAYVKCIDPDDEHFEELQKMEEQLCTFRTLKGEPYRLLALPMADCIIENTERLPATYANFLIINKAVLYPTYNQPKNDAEAAAVLAEAFPDSEIIGIDCRALIKQHGSLHCVTMQYPEGVIK; from the coding sequence ATGGGTATATTAGTTAGTCTCCCAAAGAATGGAGATGAAGAAAAAAATTATCAAGTAAATTGGGGCAATCCCTTTGGTCTTCAGGTTGAGATGCGTGCTCCTTTTCTTCCTTCTGAGTGGCATAAACAAAGTGGTGTACAATTAACCTGGCCACATGCCGGTACTGATTGGGCTCACATGCTTAAAGAGGTGCAGGAATGTTTTACCGCCATTGCCCGTGAAATAGCAAAGAAAGAATTATTGCTTATTGTGGCTCCTGATATTGATACTGTAAAAGCACAGATTTCCAATAGAGTAAATATGGAAAATGTTCGTTTCTTTGAATGTGAAACAAACGATACCTGGGCTCGGGATCATGGTGCCATTACTTTAATTGACGGCTCTACTCCTCGCCTGCTCGACTTTTGTTTCAATGGCTGGGGGCAAAAATTTGTTGCAGGTCTTGATAATCAGATTACACGCAAGGCTTATGATGCAAAATGCTTCAAGGCAGAATATGCAAATCACCTGAATTTTGTACTCGAAGGTGGTTCTATAGAGAGCGACGGATTTGGAACTCTGCTCACAACATCTACTTGCTTGCTTGCTCCAAACCGAAACGATACAATGAACAAGGTTGAAATAGAGGAACGTTTGCGTTCTGTGTTTCACATGCAGCAGGTACTTTGGCTGGATCATGGTTATCTGGCTGGTGACGATACTGATAGCCATGTAGATACATTGGCGCGTCTATGCCCCAATAACACAATTGCTTATGTAAAATGTATAGATCCTGACGATGAACATTTCGAAGAGTTGCAGAAAATGGAGGAACAACTTTGTACCTTCCGTACGCTCAAAGGAGAACCATATCGCTTGCTTGCTTTGCCAATGGCAGATTGTATTATAGAGAATACTGAGCGTTTACCTGCCACTTATGCAAATTTCTTAATCATCAATAAAGCAGTACTTTATCCCACTTATAATCAACCAAAAAATGATGCTGAAGCAGCAGCTGTGCTTGCAGAGGCTTTCCCTGATAGTGAGATTATAGGAATTGATTGCCGTGCACTAATTAAGCAACATGGATCACTCCATTGCGTTACAATGCAATACCCCGAGGGAGTGATTAAATAG
- the aspS gene encoding aspartate--tRNA ligase — protein sequence MFRTHTCGELRISDINKVVTLSGWVQRTRKMGGMTFVDLRDRYGITQLVFNDAINTELCDAANKLGREFVIQITGEVNERSNKNANLSTGDIELIVSELNILNTAATPPFTIEDNSDGGDDIRMKYRYLDLRRNNVRSNLELRHKMTIEVRSYLDKLGFLEVETPILIGSTPEGARDFVVPSRMNPGQFYALPQSPQLFKQLLMVSGFDRYFQIAKCFRDEDLRADRQPEFTQIDCEMSFVEQEDIISIFEGMAKHLFKVIRNVELTEAFPRMTWHEAMKLYGSDKPDIRFGMKFIELMDVLKGKGFSVFDDAAYIGGICAEGAASFTRKQLDGLTEFVKRPQIGAKGMVYARVEADGNVKSSVDKFYTQETLQELKAAFGAKPGDLILILSGDDAMKTRKQLCELRLEMGSQLGLRDKNTFACLWVIDFPLFEWDEESKRFMAMHHPFTSPKLEDVPFLDTDPGKVRANAYDMVINGVEVGGGSIRIHDSELQNKMFKLLGFTEERAQEQFGFLMDAFKFGAPPHGGLAYGLDRWVSLFAGLDSIRDCIAFPKNNSGRDVMMDAPGYLEQSQLDELNLVIDIKE from the coding sequence ATGTTTAGAACGCATACTTGCGGAGAGCTTCGGATCTCTGACATAAATAAAGTGGTAACACTTTCGGGATGGGTGCAGCGTACCAGAAAAATGGGCGGAATGACATTTGTTGACCTTCGTGATCGTTACGGAATCACTCAACTTGTCTTTAATGATGCCATCAATACTGAGTTATGTGATGCAGCAAATAAACTAGGTCGCGAATTTGTAATTCAGATTACCGGCGAAGTTAATGAACGTTCCAATAAGAATGCAAACCTTTCTACTGGTGATATTGAACTGATTGTTTCGGAACTTAATATTCTTAACACAGCAGCAACACCTCCTTTCACAATAGAAGATAATTCAGATGGTGGTGATGATATTCGCATGAAGTATCGCTATCTTGACCTTCGTCGTAATAATGTAAGATCAAATCTTGAACTTCGTCACAAGATGACTATTGAGGTACGCAGTTATCTCGATAAACTGGGATTCTTAGAAGTTGAAACACCTATACTTATTGGTTCTACTCCAGAAGGAGCACGCGACTTCGTGGTGCCTTCACGTATGAACCCGGGACAGTTCTACGCACTACCTCAGTCGCCACAGCTTTTCAAACAGCTGTTGATGGTATCAGGTTTCGACCGTTATTTCCAAATAGCTAAATGTTTCCGCGACGAAGACCTTCGTGCCGACCGCCAACCGGAATTTACACAGATTGACTGCGAAATGAGTTTCGTGGAACAGGAAGATATAATTTCCATCTTTGAAGGAATGGCAAAACATCTTTTCAAAGTTATCCGTAACGTTGAATTAACAGAAGCGTTTCCTCGTATGACTTGGCATGAAGCTATGAAGTTGTACGGAAGCGACAAACCAGATATCCGCTTTGGGATGAAGTTTATAGAACTAATGGACGTTCTTAAGGGTAAAGGTTTCTCTGTATTTGATGACGCAGCCTATATTGGTGGTATTTGCGCTGAAGGTGCTGCTTCTTTTACACGTAAGCAATTGGACGGTCTTACAGAATTTGTTAAGCGTCCACAGATTGGAGCCAAAGGAATGGTTTATGCTCGTGTGGAAGCTGACGGAAATGTAAAATCAAGTGTAGATAAATTCTATACACAGGAAACATTACAGGAACTTAAAGCTGCATTTGGTGCTAAGCCAGGCGATTTGATTCTGATTCTTTCCGGAGATGATGCAATGAAGACACGCAAACAACTTTGCGAACTTCGTTTGGAAATGGGTAGCCAGTTAGGATTAAGAGATAAAAATACTTTTGCTTGCCTTTGGGTTATTGACTTTCCTCTGTTTGAGTGGGACGAAGAAAGTAAACGTTTTATGGCTATGCACCATCCATTTACTTCTCCTAAGCTCGAAGATGTTCCTTTCCTTGATACTGATCCGGGTAAAGTTCGTGCAAATGCCTACGATATGGTTATTAACGGCGTAGAAGTAGGAGGTGGCTCTATTCGTATTCACGATAGTGAGTTGCAAAACAAAATGTTTAAACTACTTGGATTCACAGAAGAGAGAGCTCAAGAACAATTTGGATTCTTAATGGATGCCTTCAAATTTGGCGCTCCTCCTCACGGTGGTTTGGCTTATGGTTTAGATCGCTGGGTATCTCTTTTTGCCGGATTAGATTCTATTCGTGACTGCATTGCTTTCCCCAAAAATAACTCTGGTCGTGATGTAATGATGGATGCTCCAGGTTATTTGGAGCAATCTCAATTAGATGAACTAAATCTAGTTATAGATATTAAAGAATAA